The following proteins are co-located in the Candidatus Krumholzibacteriia bacterium genome:
- a CDS encoding TolC family protein — MRKGLVLALALSLSASAQVLDVPAVQARAEVLDLDTAMAEALRANLSYRAAKAGHDAVLWEDRQSWLAFLPTGNFTSSITRVDEESYLRANQAIDGMIEFLEIMEIDPGEIEPFLYRDTYRNSFTLSQQFPLNLNLVARKHLSGAGKEASLASLAFSRSDLLYRVRMAYLQVLASREMSRVAEANVRSAENRRDLAQEKLDMGLLARSDLLRWESTLAEARSGLLGARKGEVLAGMELNRLLGRDLGASLPLAEVGEADLSTALALSELDAELLTQRVLGQSPAGRAIQAGNRAAKAAKSMAFSGLTPSLHFQFSYGWQDNDTPELDGDNTWNATALLSFPVFDLSSNYASYRKAGAEQRRSEMESLEARENLRLATRATLLEVARARESLTHREKARDQAIDTFEEMESRYELGHISEFDLIDVQVARSAAEATAIAARHEYYGALFALEQLLGEPTPEETR, encoded by the coding sequence ATGCGAAAAGGATTAGTTCTGGCCCTTGCCCTGAGTCTGTCGGCTTCTGCACAGGTGCTGGATGTGCCGGCAGTACAGGCCCGGGCAGAGGTGCTGGATCTCGACACCGCGATGGCGGAAGCCCTTCGGGCAAACCTGTCATATCGGGCGGCCAAGGCGGGTCACGATGCCGTGCTCTGGGAAGACCGGCAGAGCTGGCTGGCCTTCCTGCCCACGGGTAATTTTACCAGTTCCATCACCCGGGTCGACGAGGAAAGCTACCTTCGCGCGAACCAGGCCATCGACGGGATGATCGAGTTTCTGGAAATCATGGAAATTGATCCGGGGGAAATCGAGCCCTTCCTTTACCGCGACACCTACCGCAACAGCTTCACGCTCAGCCAGCAGTTTCCCCTGAACCTGAACCTCGTCGCTCGAAAGCACCTGTCGGGGGCCGGGAAAGAAGCCAGCCTCGCTTCTCTGGCTTTTAGCCGGAGCGATCTGCTCTACCGGGTGCGAATGGCCTACCTGCAGGTACTCGCATCAAGAGAGATGAGCCGGGTTGCCGAAGCCAATGTGCGATCTGCTGAAAACCGTCGTGACCTTGCGCAGGAAAAACTGGACATGGGGCTTCTGGCCCGCTCCGACCTTCTTCGCTGGGAAAGCACGCTGGCGGAAGCAAGAAGCGGCCTCCTGGGCGCCCGCAAGGGAGAGGTGCTGGCGGGAATGGAGTTGAACCGGCTTCTGGGACGGGACCTGGGTGCTTCACTGCCACTGGCGGAAGTCGGGGAGGCAGACCTGTCCACGGCCCTGGCTCTTTCAGAACTCGATGCGGAACTTCTCACTCAACGGGTTCTCGGGCAATCGCCTGCCGGGCGGGCAATTCAGGCGGGAAACCGGGCGGCGAAGGCGGCCAAGAGTATGGCCTTCAGCGGTCTCACCCCCTCTCTCCACTTCCAGTTCAGCTACGGCTGGCAGGACAATGACACCCCGGAACTCGATGGCGACAACACCTGGAACGCCACCGCACTTCTCAGCTTCCCGGTCTTTGACCTGAGCTCAAACTATGCCTCCTACCGCAAAGCGGGGGCAGAGCAACGCCGCAGTGAAATGGAAAGCCTCGAAGCCCGGGAGAATCTCCGCTTGGCCACCCGGGCCACCCTGCTCGAAGTGGCTCGCGCCCGCGAAAGCCTGACTCACCGCGAGAAGGCCCGGGATCAGGCCATCGACACCTTTGAGGAAATGGAAAGCCGGTACGAACTGGGACACATTTCCGAGTTCGACCTGATCGATGTTCAGGTAGCCAGGAGCGCGGCAGAAGCTACGGCCATTGCCGCTCGCCATGAATACTACGGCGCTCTCTTTGCGCTGGAACAACTGCTGGGTGAACCGACCCCGGAGGAAACACGATGA
- a CDS encoding PadR family transcriptional regulator, translated as MSKVDLVLLGLLKEKPRHGYDILQEVRQRDMKNWVGVSAPAIYKGLERLEEQTFLSAKEETGSSRPDRRVYTISAKGEEQFRKLLHQSLEETKHPFFRLLIAFGFAHLADKGDLLDSLARRRNSLLDSSQEIRDLSKRMQENPGVPLHAGEIIGYYRDLVKMEIQWLDRAKEMLESVDQWPEGVLGTCEKD; from the coding sequence ATGTCAAAGGTAGACCTCGTCCTGCTCGGACTTCTCAAGGAAAAGCCCCGGCACGGCTACGACATTCTTCAGGAGGTCCGGCAAAGGGACATGAAGAACTGGGTCGGTGTCTCTGCTCCGGCCATTTACAAGGGACTGGAGCGACTGGAGGAACAGACCTTCCTGAGCGCGAAAGAAGAGACCGGCTCCTCCCGGCCCGACCGTCGGGTTTATACCATCAGCGCAAAAGGCGAAGAGCAGTTTCGCAAACTTCTTCATCAGTCCCTCGAGGAGACGAAGCATCCATTTTTCCGCCTTCTCATTGCCTTTGGATTTGCGCACCTTGCCGACAAGGGGGATCTTCTTGATAGCCTGGCCAGAAGGCGTAACTCCCTCCTCGATTCCAGTCAGGAAATCAGGGACCTTTCGAAACGCATGCAGGAAAATCCGGGAGTTCCCCTACATGCGGGAGAAATCATCGGCTACTACCGGGATCTCGTGAAAATGGAGATCCAGTGGCTGGATCGGGCAAAGGAAATGCTGGAGTCGGTCGATCAGTGGCCGGAAGGAGTACTGGGAACATGCGAAAAGGATTAG